A window of Natrinema sp. HArc-T2 genomic DNA:
CGCGGGCTTTACACCCGAGTACGCCGAGGCCGAGAGCGGCGTCGACGCCGCCACCATCGAGAAAGTGGGTCGGAAAATCGGCATTGCTGGTTCACGGTTTGCCAGCCACATCTGGCGCTCTGCGGCGTCGGGCAACGAGGGCGGCTGGCAGGTCAGTCGGGCGCTGCACTTCCTGTCCGTGCTCACCGGCAGCGTTGGCACGAAAGGTGGCACCTCGCCCAACGCCTGGCACCAGTTCGAGCCGGAACTGCCGAAGGAACCACCGCGCCAGCAGCTGTGGGACGAACTCCAGTTGCCGCCGGAGTGGCCGTTCGCCCACTACGAGATGAGCCAGCTCCTGCCGTACTTCCTCAAGGAGGGCCGTGGCAAGCTGTCGGTGTACTTCACCCGCGTGTTCAACCCCGTCTACACCTACCCCGACGGGTTCTCCTGGATCGAGGCGCTGAGCGACGAGGACAAAGTCGGAATGCACGTCGCGCTGACGCCCACCTGGAACGAGACGGCGTACTTCGCAGATTACGTCCTGCCGATGGGCCACAGTCCCGAGCGCCACGACATCCAGAGTCAGGAAACCCACGCCGCGACGTGGGTCACCTACCGCCAGCCCGTCCAGCGGGAGTTCGCCGAGCGCGAGGGCGAAGACATCGAGCGCACCTACGAGGCCAATCCGGGCGAAGTCTGGGAGGAAGACGAGTTCTGGATGGACCTCTCTTGGCGCGTCGACGAGGACGGCGAGTTGGGTATCCGGGAGCACTTCGAGAGCCCGTATCGAGATGGCGAGACGACCGCAGCAAACGGCGGTACGGCGACACAGCGAGACGACAGCGCAGCCGAGCGAGGGGTGCCGAGCAGTGACGAGGCTGCCGACGAACCCCCGCAGATGACCGTCGACGAGTACTACCGCTACGTCTTCGAACACGAGGAGAACCTCGTCGAGGCAGCCGAAGAAGCCGGCATGGAGCCCCTCGAGTACATGAAACACCACGGGGCGTTCGAGGCCAGCGAGAACGAGTACGAACTCCACGAGGAGCCGCTCGATCCGGCGCTGCTCGAGGACGACGACGTGTTCGTCGACGAGTACGGGACCATCCACCGGGTGCTCGACGACGACGGAGACGTCTCGATCCCCGAAGGGGCGGCGCAGTCGGCCGAACTCGACGAGGGGGCCGATCATCCTGAAGGATACGATACGGTTCCACACGGAGGGGTCTCGGACCTCGAGACCCAGGTGCTCGGCGTGGTCGTGGACGGCGAACCGAAACGCGGATTCCCCTCTCCGACCGGCAAACAGCAGTTTTACTCGAAGACGCTCGCCGAGTGGGGCTGGGACGACGAGGAATACACGATTCCTCATTACCTAAAGAGTCACGTCCATCCCGAGAACATCGACTACGAGAACGGCGAGATGGTGCTCGTGCCGACGTTCCGCCTACCGACGGCGATTCACTCCCGATCGTCGAACTCCAAATGGCTCGAGGAAATCTCGCACAACAACCCGGTCTGGCTGCACCGTACGGATGCCGAGCGACTGGGCGTCGAGACGGGCGACCTTGTGCGCGTCGAGACTGAGATTGGCTACTACGTCAACGAAGTGTGGGTCACCGAGTCCATCAAGCCAGGTATCGCCGCGATGAGCCACCACATGGGCCAGTGGAAAGTCGACCGTGACGGCGACGGTGAGGCTGACGGGGACTTCGATGAGGGTGGCGATCCCTACGGAAAGGTCACGGTCGATCTGAAAGACGAGGATAGCCAGTGGGGAATGCGCCAGCAGTCAGGAATCGGGCCGTTCGAGAGCGACGATCCCGACTCTGCCAGGGTCTGGTGGACCGATGGCGGCGTTCCACAGAACCTCACACATGCACCTCATCCCGACCCCATCTCGGGGATGCACTGCTGGCACCAGAAGGTCCGGGTCCGACCGGCGAAGCCGGACGACTACTACGGAGACGTCTACGTCGATACCGATCGCGCCATGGAGATCTACCGCGAGTGGGTCGAGAAGACCCAGCCGGCTGATGGTCCGGACGGGAAGCGCCGACCGAAGTGGCTCAAACGACCGATCGCACCGCCGTCCGACCCCGGCGAGGACGATGCCTGGTATCTGGATGGCCCGATCGGTCGCGAGCAGCGATGGGAGCCGGACGAGTTCGGCCCACAGGGTGAGGACTGACCCGCGATGGACGATTCCGATGCGACTCCTCACGCTGGGCGGAATGGGACGTCGACAGCGTCAGCCGACGCCGGCCAGAGAGATGATACCGCCGCGGCCGTCCGGGAGGCTATCGCCTCGGCGGAGGTGGGAACCGAGGAACTCTATGTCGACCTCACAGCGATCGATGGCGTTAGTACCATCAGCGTTCGCGACGGCGTGGCGTCGGTCGAAATCTCGCTTCCGGTGCCGAGCCAGACACTCCGCGAGCAACTCGCCGCGGACGTGATCGCTGCTGCCGAGTCCGTCGATGACGTTGAGTCGGTTGATGTCGATTTCCAGGCCAGTGCTGCCGATCCAGGAGAACACGTCGACATGCTTCCCGACGTCAAAAACGTCGTCGCCGTCGCGTCGGGCAAGGGTGGCGTCGGCAAGAGCACTGTCGCGACGAACCTCGCGGCCGCGCTGGCGGATACGGGCGCGACTGTCGGCCTTCTCGATGCCGACGTGTACGGGCCGAACGCGCCGACGCTGCTCGGCCTCGACGAGCGACAACCCAACGCCACGAGCGACGACGAGATGGTCCCGCGCGAGGCCTACGGCGTCCGGACGATGAGCATGGAGTTCATCACCGGCGAGGACGACCCAATCATCTGGCGCGGCCCGCTGGTCGACGAGTTCATCAAGCAGCTATTCGGCGATGTCCGGTGGGGTAAACTGGACTACTTGATCGTCGACTTGCCACCGGGTACCGGGGACGCACACCTTTCGCTGGTGCAGCACTTCCCCGTCGCCGGCGCCGTTATCGTGACTACGCCACAGGAAGTCGCGGTCGACGACGCCGCCCGTGGCCTCGTCGGCTTCGCACGTCACGACACCCCGGTGTTAGGAATCGTCGAGAACATGGCCGGATTCGAGTGTCCGGATTGCGAGTCGCTTCACGATATCTTCGGCACCGGCGGTGCCGACGACCTGGCCGACCAGTTCGACGTTCCCGTTCTGGGTCGCGTCCCACTCGAGCCAGCCGTCGGGTCGATGGACGACGATGGCGATTCGGGACGACCGCCCGGTATCGATGTGCCTCTCGTCGGTCGCCTCGAGTTACCCCGCACTCAGGAGGAGCGAACACAAGGTAACAGAGCGCCCCCACTTGCCTGCAGGACCGACGGCGGTGCCACTCGCGAGCAGCTCCGAATTGCCGCGACCCGAATCGCGGCGCGGCTGAACGAGGCTGCTGTGACGTTCCGCGAGTGAGCGTTCGAGCGACCGGATTTCTCGTTTCTATAGAAAAAGCAGGCCGAGTATCTCGGGACGTACCCCCGAGGCGGTTCACGTTTCGGGACGAACGATCGTTACTGAAACTGGAGACCGCTTTGCCACCTCCTCAGCAACGCTTCCCAGCAGTATCCGACCGACGCCCGTCCGTCCGCGACTCCCGATAACGATATGATCGGCACCGAGGTCATCAACGGCACCGATAATCGCTCGCGCTGGTGATCCGTGTGCGAGTCTCGTTTCGACTGCGACTCCGTGTTCGGCTGCGAGACTTTCGTATTCCTTGAGTAGTTCTTCCGCCTCCGCTTCTCGTTGCTCCATCACAGAAGATAGAACGCGGCGATTCCGACCGCTCCCCCGCCGAAAATGAGGTATACTGCGTCGACTCCGCGGAGAAACAGGGCGAACGTGAGTCCCGCTACACTGACAGTCAGGAGATCAACGAAGGAATCGCGGGCGAGCGTCACTATCGCTCCCAAAATCGCACCGACCACTGCAGCATTGACACCCATCAGCGCCGTCTGGATGACGTCGTTCTCTCGGACCTGTGCGAAGCTGGGGAAGAAACCCAGAATAAACACGAACGAGGGCCCGAACGCGCCAATCGTTGCCACGAGTGCACCGAGGACAGCGACCCCAACTGAGCCATCCGAGATGTCGAGCAAGAGCTTGTAGCCGATGAATGCCGTCGTCATCACGACGGGACCGGGCGAGAGTTGCCCGATAGCGACGCCGTCGACGAACTCACGACCGGTCATCCAGGCGAATTCGTTGACGACGTACTTTTCGATAAACGGAATGAGAACCAGCCCTCCCCCATAAATGAACGATCCCGTGTAGAGCATAAACAGGAAGAGTTTCACCCCTTCGTTCGTCCAGAGGACCGTTAAAAGGCCCCAAATCGGGGAGGATTCCACAGCGGTGCGGACTCGAGGTCGAAGAACCGCGAGGATGCGATCACGTCGGAGAAACAGGAGTGTGGCGACGACACCGACGAGACCCCATACTCCTACCTGTCGAATGTTGTGCCGAATCCACGTCGACCGATAGAGGAAAACGGTGACGAGCCCTGCTGCGATAAACGAGAGCACGGGATTCGGATTCGCTACGACGGTCACGACGATCGTCGCGCTCAGGAGGGCACCGAGGAGGTAATCGACCGACCACGTTTCGGAGCCGATATGGAACTCGAGATCCGTGCGACCTTCTGCGAGTGCGGAGTTGCCCATCGACCATGCCGCACCGGCAATGAGGCCAATGACGACGGGATTGATCCCGTAGAAGAACGCTTCAACGGAGGGAACGGCCTGATACGCGAAATAGAGCCACGAGAAGACGACCACGATGATGAACGTCGGCAGCATGAACGCACCGCCGGCAACGAGCGCGCCGAGCGTCCCGCCGCGAACCCATCCCATGAAGATGCCGAGTTGTGTCGAGGCTGGGCCCGGCAGTGTGTTGCAGATCGCGAGTCCTTCCATGAACGTCTGCTGGTCAGTCCAGCCGTCCTCCCCGCTGAGGTCGTCTTCCATCATCGCGATGTGGACGAGCGGGCCGCCGAATCCGACGATCCCGATATAGATGAAATACGTCGCTATCTCGATGAGTCGCTCAGCAGTCGGCTCTCCGCTGTAGGACTCTGTGGGGCCGTCTGAACCGGCGTCACTCATCTATAGTGACCCTGCTATCATCCGTACGATATTGAATATACGCCACCACGATGGGCCGTCCGTCGCGTTCGGTGAGAGCTCTATGCTGCTGCACAACGGAGCTTCCGACGAATGGTCAACGCCTTCTGGCTCGATCGCGACCTCGAGCGAACCGTAACGTGGCTCGTCGACCGGCACGTAACCAGCAGCGTCTTCGAGTGTTCGATGGTGCTGACGACTGCGGTCCAGTTGAACGGTTATCCGAAATCGGACACGCTATCCTTTACCCATCCCGACCACCCGCTGACTCGTTGGGCGGCGCGCTCGATCGCGAACTGGCAGTATCTGTGCGATTATACGGAAGCAGTCCACGAGGAGTGGCGCTACCGGTGGGATCACGGGCCGACGGAGCGCCACGGCTCGTGGGAGACCGTTCGATCGCTGGACGACGCGACCGTCCGTGGCCTCGAGTGGCCGACCGAGGGGCGAACGGACCCGCCGCAACTGACCGGGCGATGGACGGCTGACGACTACGTCGACGCCTACCGATACTACTACGCGAACGAGAAGCGCCACCTGTTCGAGTGGTCGAAGGATCGGTCGATGCCGCCCTGGGTCGACGCGTACACGGTCGATCCGCGTTGACGGCTACAGTAGCCACTGAAAGTCAATGTACACCAGATCGAACGAGGGCTATGCGATCGGTGTGTAAATCGTTTCAGTTGTTACTATAGCAGTAGATAGTAGCGCGATTTATTAATTCAGAATTCTATTTAAAAAGAATCTGGAAGTTCGGTCACTACACGTGCTTATTGAACGGCAGGCGGTAAACAAGCATCCGCGAGCGAAGCGAGCGGTTCGCCGCCGGAGCGGGTTTTCACCTCGCGACGGCGGTCTTTTGACATCAACGGGTTTTGCCGGGGTTCGACCGAGTGAGCAACGCGAACGAGGGAGGACCCCGGTAAAAGAGGTTGCTGTACTCACCGCTAGTTTCACGACACACTTTGAGTAAAGAAACCGCATTACCAACTACTGATAGGGGAGTGATACAGACGTCTCAATATCTCTCCTAGGAAGGTACTTGATCGAGTCGCCCGCTGTGATGAATATGGCTTGGACGTTCTGGCGACACCCACACTCCGATGAGCGAGCGGACGCGGACGCAGATTCAGTCAGTACCACTGCCGATCCTGATTTTGCCATCTTAGCCGATTGGCGACGGGCGTGTATTCTCACCTATCTCGTCAATACGGACGACCTCGAGATTGATCGATCACAGTTGGTCGAGGTGGTGTTCGAATCCGAAGTGCAGGATCCGAACCGACCGACCCAACCGGACAGAGACGCGATCGATATCGACCTCCATCACCGGCAGTTGCCACGGCTCGAACAGGCAGGACTCATCACCTACGACTGGCGTCACGGCACGGTCCAGTACGATGGATCGCCGCTGATCGAACAGGGACTCGAACGCGTCTTCGCGGGCTCACCAGTTGTGCCACAGTTATGACGCCTCGACCCGAGGCTGTTGACCACCGCTTCGAAAAGCGGGTCTGTGATGCGTTCTACCGAATTGAATCGTAGTCCGCAGTCTCCTGTCGTCGCCCCACGATTCGTCTGATCCGACACAGCCCGGCGATCGGGTCCCTCGGTTTAGGGGGTCTCCTCGGCGGCGACCGGAAGCTCCACCACGAAGATGCTCCCGTCCGGATCGTTGTCTTCGACCCAGATGCGCCCGTCGTAGCGAGTGACGAGCGTCTTCACTAGATGCAGCCCGAGCCCGGTTCCGTTGCTTTCGAGCCCTTTCTCTCCTTCATCGAAGATCCGATCTTTGTGTGTCTCCGGGATTCCGGGACCGTTGTCCGCGATCCGAACTCTGACCTTCGTCTCCGCTCGCGTTGCCGTGACGGTGACGGTCGGGATCTCCTTGTCGTTGTGCTTGATCGCGTTTTTGAGTAGATTTCTGAACAGCGACTGTACCATGTCGTCGGCGAGTACCTCGATATCTGGGATCGTGCCGTCGATGTAGACGACTGCCCGTTCGTGGCTCGAGCGGACGGCGTTGACTTCCGATTCGAGAACGGACTGAAGGCCAACGGGGAAGCGGTCGGCATCCGACTGCAGCATCGCTTGCGTGATGTCTCTCGCTGTTTCGGTGATCTCGACGGCATCGCGAGCCGCCGTGAGAACCTGCTCGACGTACGCGTTCCCATCCGCGTCGACGTATGCCGTGAGCGTATCCGCGTATGCGAGCACGAGCTGGAGGTCGTTGCGGATGTCGTGGCGCACGATCTGATTGAGCATCTCGAGGTTGTCCCGCTGGGTCTCGAGTTGCTGTTCGTACTCGACACGGGCCGTGATGTCGATGTTGCTCTCTGCCAGCCGGACGAGGGATCCATCGTCGTCATAGATCGGGTTCGCGTGGACCTGAAAGATCCGTTCGTCTCCCTCGTCGTCGCGGTGGACGTGCTCGACTGTGACCGGCTCGTCTGTGTTCTTGATCTCGGCGATCGGACACGGGATCGGGTCCTCACCCTCATCACAGGGCTGGGTCCGTCCGTGAGTAAGCTCGTAACAGGTGTCACCCGTTTCGACGGTCGCATGTGAGTTCGCGTATTCGATCGTGTATTCCTCGACGTTAAGGACGTAGAACGGATACGGGAGGCTCTCGATGACCGTGGTGAGAAAGTCACGTTCCGCCGCGAGCTCTCGTTCGCGCTCGATGCGCTCGGTGATGTCACGACCGAGTGCGAGATACTGCGGCTCGTCACCGATCTCGATTTTGTTGAGCCAGACTTCGACCGGGAACGTCGACCCGTCCTTTCGCTCGTGTTTCCCCTCGACTTTTACTGTCTCGCCGATGTCCATCGACGCCCAGAGCTCGCGTGCGCCCTCGCGGTCCAGTCCGATCTCGTAGTCGGTGACGTTCATCGAGGTGAGCTCTGTGCGTGCGTAGCCGAGACTCTCCACGTTTTGCTCGTTGGTGGCGATGATCTCTCCGTCCGCATCGTGGACGGCGATCGCATCCGGCGACTGGTCGAACAACGCTTGCAGTCGGTTTCTGCTCTCTTCGAGTGCCTGCTCGCGGTCTTTAAGCGTCGTGATCTCTCGCCCCGAGCCGACGATCCGCTCGACGCGTCCGTCGACGATGAGTGGCGTCAGCTTGGTTTGCCAGACCGTCGTCTCGCCGTCCAGTTCGAGCGTTTCCTCGTAGACGATCGGTTCCCGACACTCGAGACACTCGCGATACTTCGCTGCGAGCTCGGCTCCGAGGTCGTCCCCGAAGGCTTCGACCGGCGTCTTCCCACGGATGTCGTCGGTCGACTTGCCCGTAAACTCGGTTTCGCGCTCGTTGAACCGCTGAAACCGAATCGTCCCGTCTTCGTCGACATCGAGCAGGAATAGGGCGTCCTGTACGTGCTCGAAAACCGTCTCGTACTCGCGCTGGAGCGACTGAAGTTTGCATTCTCGGTTCGTTTCCTCGGAGACTGCCTGTGACGCGCTGACGATCGTGGTGAGTGTGCCGTCCTCGACGACCGGCGTGAGTGTCGTCTGCCACTCGACAGTTCCGGGAGGGAACTCGAGCGTTTCCTCGTAGTCGATGGGCTCACGTCGAGAAACGCAATCGTGAAACCGGCTGGCTGCCGCAGTGCCGTCCGATTCGCCGAGAAGGTCACGGAGTGATCGGCCACGGCACGCGGTCGCTGTGATCCCGGTCTGTTCTTCGTGGGTGTGGTTGTTTCGCTGGAATCGGAAGGTCGGTTCCGAACCGTCACGTTCGACCGTGAAAACGGCAATCGCGTCTTCGACGGCGGTGAAAATAGCCTCGGTTATCGAGGCTGGCTGCGATTGGCTCGCCGACAACGCGCGGTCGCTCTCGTCAGATCCAGCCACACGACCGTCCGGTCGATTCTGATCGGCCATACACATTCACGGCCTGTTTCATCAATAAGAGTGACTATACTGTGAACACTCGGCTGGGCTGTCTGACCGTGCCGTGCCGTGATTATGCTTGCGTTGCTACACAATCATTTTGGTCATCAGCTAAAAAAGAACGGGTATGAATACGTCGGTGTCTGTCTTGCACGTCGGTGATCACCTTCCTCTCGAGGTGCTGTCTGTACCAGCCGACGGACACGAGATCGCGGTCTTTACAGTCGAGACAGTTTCCCGGCTGTGCGACGGTCTTGAACGGTTCGCCGCTGGTGCGTTCGACTGCGTCGTGACCGAACGCCGACTGCCGGATGGCTCAGGTATTGACGCGATTAAAGCGGTTCGCAACTCCGATCCGTCGGTTCCGATCTTTCTGTGTCCTACCGACCACTCGAGTGAGTGCGTCCGCGAGGCGGTCGACGCCGGCGTGACCGAGTACTTGCCGTGCGAACCCGACCAAGACGCGTATCCGCTCTTGGCGACACAGATTCTCGATGCAGTCTCCCAGGAGCTGGCGACAGAGCGGGCAGCGAAACTCGAGCGGATCAACACCGTCATCCGTGATCTCAATCAGGCACTCGTTCACGCATCGACCCGGTCCGAGATCGAGCGCCGCGTCTGCGAGATCATCAGCCAGTCCGAGTCCTACCTGTTCGCCTGGATCGGCGAGCACAACTCCGAATCAAACACAGTGACGGGACGGGCCGCAGCCGGTGTCGAAGCGGGCTATCTCGAGCAGATCAGTATCACGACGGATGAGAAACCAACCGCACAGGGTCCAACCGGCAAAGCCGTTCGTACCCGTGAAATACAGGTCATGCAAAACGTGCCGGACGATCCGGCCTACGAACCCTGGCGCGAGCAGGCGCTCGACCGCGGCTACCGCTCGAGTGCTTCGGTCCCGCTCGTCTACGACGACGCGCTCTATGGCGTTTTGAACGTCTACGCGGATCGGGTGGGTGCGTTCAAACCGAACGAACGAGAACTGCTCTCCGAACTCGGAGAGACGATCGCATACGCCCTTGACGACGTGCAAATGCGCGAGGAGTTGCGCCGCCGCCAACGTGCCATCGAACAGGCTGGCGACGCCATCTTCGTTACCGACGTCGACGGAACCATCGAGTACGTCAATCCCGCATTCGAGACGATCACCGGGTATACGTCTGCGGAAGCCATCGGTCGGAAGCCGAACATTCTCCGGTCCGAGGACACCGACGACGACTATTACGAGCGGCTGTGGGCGACGATCCTCGACGGGGAGACGTGGGACGAATCGATCGTCAACGAGATGAAAGCCGGCGAGCGCTATCATGCCGAACAGACGATCGCACCCATCGTCGACGGGACGGGCGATATCGAGGGGTTCGTCGCTATCCAGCGCGATATCACCGAGCGGAAACAGCGCGAACACGATCTTGAGCGGAGTCAATCACGACTTCGTGTACTATTCGATCAAGCACCGGACGGCATCGTCGTCCACGACGTGGATGGTGCCGTACTCGACGTCAACGAGGCGCTCGTCGAGATGCTCGGCTACACCAGAGACGAGTTGTGCTCCATGAACATCGCCGATATCGAATGCGGTATCGATGAAGCGACACTGCGAGACAAATGGGGATCGATGGATCCCGGAGCGATGCATAAAGTCGAGGTCGATGGCCGACACCGGCGAGCGGACGGTTCGACCTATCCGGTCGAAGTCTGGATAAGTCGGATCATGACCGATGAACCACGCGATCGGTTCGTCGCCTTCATTCGCGATATCACGTACCGCAAGCACCGGATTCGACAGCTTCGGGTCCTCGATCGCGTGCTCAGACACAACCTCAACAACGAGATGGCAATCATTCGTGGCTATGCTGAGACGATCACGGACGCCACTCCCGGAGACGCAGCCGCGTACGCACGCGAAATCGTCGCGAGCTGTGATCGCCTGCTCGAGACGGTCTCGAAGGAACGGGAGATCGTTCAGATCGTTTCGAGCCCGCCCCATCGCACCGAGATTGAACTCGTCGAAACGATCAGAGAGTGTGCCGAACGAATTCGATCCCAGTATTCGAACGGACGGATCGAGATTCGTGCATCGGCCCCCGTTTTCGTCGACGCAATGATAGACATCGAGCGAGCGATCGAGGAACTGCTGGAGAACGCGCTCGTTCACAACGATCGGTCGCCGTCCGAGATCCGTGTCGAGGTCACACGCAACGACGATGGAACTGTCTCGGTCCGTATCTCGGATACCGGACCACGCATTCCCTCGGAAGATGCCCGTATCCTGACTGGTGAAGAACAGATCGATCCGCTCTCTCACGGGAGCGGCCTGGGGTTGTGGCTGGTCTATTGGATTATCGAACACTCCAACGGCGACATTCAGGTCCGGTCAAACAGCCCGCGCGGAAACACGATCGAGATCACGCTCGATGCGCTCTCGTGAGCGATCGCTCTCGGTCACGGCTGGCGTTCACAGCGACCGCGCACTTTGACGACCGCTGATCGTCGCTGGCTCGAGGACGTACCAGTCGAACGAAATCGACGCGGTGTCTTGACTGAAGACGTCGACCGATGCGAGGTCGCTTTCGGCGAACACCTCGAGCACGTCTCGCTGTCGAACCTCGTCGCGGGAGAGTGGAGACAGCGAGCCATCGACGATGACGCTGCGCCACTGGTCCGGCCGTGCATACCGCGAGACGACGAACGAAACCGCGGCTGAGCGTTCCAGTCGAGCCTGTTTTTCGCTGCCATCGAACGCTGCCAGATGCATGTATAACACCCCTTCATCGGCGTCGTATCCGTACGACATCGGAATCGCGTACGGTGACCCCCCATCGAAGGCGAGCACACCGTAGCCCTCCGATCCGAGGAAGCTATCGATCTCGTCGTCCGACATCGTCGTGGGAGTGACCGTCTCTGCGCTCCCGTCGGACTCCTTGCCTCCTTCTTCGAGCGCGTTGGCGGTCGTCGCTGCCGTCTGCCCGGTCTCCGTCGGTGACTCGTCGTCCGTGATGGACTCGAGCGGTGAGTCCTGTGGTTCGACGACGTGATCGAACAACGATTCGAACAGACGGCGTGTCTGTTCGTCGGCTGCCGCTGGATGGAAATGGACGTGGACGTCGGCCCCCGCGCCCTGCAGGGTCGCGAGGATAGTATTCAGAAAGCGGTAGATCAGGTCCGTATCGTGATACGGTAAGAGCGACTCGATGTCGCGGAGGCAGATCTTCACCGACCCCTCGATTTCGTCCCACCGTTCGATGAGACGGGAGAACACGATCGAGATCCCGGTCAAATCCTGCGGATCTACCTGAAATCCGTACAGCGGCGTCTGTTCACCGACGACTGTCCTCGTCGAACCCCCGTCGGACTGCGGTGTCGTGATGATGACGGCCGCCTCCGAGGGATCGTTGATTCGCTCTAACTGGATGTCGAGCGCATCCCGAAGCGATTCGAACGACTGTGAGGACGTCAACTGGACGACGCGGTACTCGCCTTCGGCCGCGTCGTCGAACACCTCGGTACAAAACGCCTCGTCGGACTCGAGCGTACCTGACTCGAGATACAGGGTCGGGCCCCGCGTCCGGTCACTCTCTCCATCACTGTTGATCCCCATTTATCTATGAAATCAGATATCACACAGTTATACGTTTCGACCATCGTGATCAAGTGACCGTGCAGCCACGAGCGAGTGTCGCTTGATACGGACTATCGTAACAACTGATACGGTCTGCTGTAACGGTGTACCGGCGCACGCAGAACGGGCGGCGGGTGCGCCGGACATGACTGACAGTAGTCCGTATGAAACGAGTGACACACCGATCGCATCGTCCGCGCTGCTCGCCCACGTCGTCGTTCCGACCCGCGCTCCCGTCGTGCGATCGGACGTGCAGTGACGGTCAGTGACTACTATCGGTGTCGGAACGGTCCTCGACCGACTGCCTGTCGTGTGCCTCTTCGACGCGCGTGGCGTGTTTCTCGAGGTCTGCCGCGATCGTCCGCGCTTGCTCGGGTGTCAACTCGAGTATCTCCGTATGCGCGGGCAGGTGGGTTTCAGTCATGTTGTCCAGTTCGAACTGCAATCGAACGCAGTCGGGGTCGTCCCTCTCTGCCGTTGCGTTCACGACGGCCAGCGATTCCGTCTCGAAGTCGTGACCTGTCACGACGGCGTCAACGAGATCGAGGGTCGTGTACGCGTTGACCTTCATCAATCGGTCTGCCATGTTAGTCGTCCGATGGAATCGGTGTACCGTCGGCGCGTGCAGGTGCGGGGCTCGCCTCGAGGTCATCGTCTTCGGCGTAGGGATACCAGGTGCGCTTCGTGTTGTGCATGTACGGATCGTCGTAGTCCGTTTCTTCTGGCTCGATGAGGTCGGCGAGTTCGTCGTCGTCTCGCTCGAGGACGAACTCCCGGAAGCTCTCCTCGCCGTCGCGGGCGGCCGCGAAGTTCTCGAGTAAGTTCGCGATCGCGCCGGGGACTTCGTCCGCAGGGATGCGTTCGGCGACCCAGGACGCGAACTGCGGATCCTCGCCGAGTCCGCCGCCGAGCCCGATATCGAGGGCCTCGACCGGCTCGCCGTCCTTGCGGGTTTTCATTCCTCGCAGGGAGACGTCGGCGATCTGGGGCTGGGCACACGAGGCGGTACAGCCCGACAGGTGGATGTGGAAGTCCTCAACGCCGTCGGGTAGGTCGACGTTCTCCTTGAGCCAGC
This region includes:
- a CDS encoding PAS domain S-box protein, translating into MNTSVSVLHVGDHLPLEVLSVPADGHEIAVFTVETVSRLCDGLERFAAGAFDCVVTERRLPDGSGIDAIKAVRNSDPSVPIFLCPTDHSSECVREAVDAGVTEYLPCEPDQDAYPLLATQILDAVSQELATERAAKLERINTVIRDLNQALVHASTRSEIERRVCEIISQSESYLFAWIGEHNSESNTVTGRAAAGVEAGYLEQISITTDEKPTAQGPTGKAVRTREIQVMQNVPDDPAYEPWREQALDRGYRSSASVPLVYDDALYGVLNVYADRVGAFKPNERELLSELGETIAYALDDVQMREELRRRQRAIEQAGDAIFVTDVDGTIEYVNPAFETITGYTSAEAIGRKPNILRSEDTDDDYYERLWATILDGETWDESIVNEMKAGERYHAEQTIAPIVDGTGDIEGFVAIQRDITERKQREHDLERSQSRLRVLFDQAPDGIVVHDVDGAVLDVNEALVEMLGYTRDELCSMNIADIECGIDEATLRDKWGSMDPGAMHKVEVDGRHRRADGSTYPVEVWISRIMTDEPRDRFVAFIRDITYRKHRIRQLRVLDRVLRHNLNNEMAIIRGYAETITDATPGDAAAYAREIVASCDRLLETVSKEREIVQIVSSPPHRTEIELVETIRECAERIRSQYSNGRIEIRASAPVFVDAMIDIERAIEELLENALVHNDRSPSEIRVEVTRNDDGTVSVRISDTGPRIPSEDARILTGEEQIDPLSHGSGLGLWLVYWIIEHSNGDIQVRSNSPRGNTIEITLDALS
- a CDS encoding PAS domain S-box protein; amino-acid sequence: MADQNRPDGRVAGSDESDRALSASQSQPASITEAIFTAVEDAIAVFTVERDGSEPTFRFQRNNHTHEEQTGITATACRGRSLRDLLGESDGTAAASRFHDCVSRREPIDYEETLEFPPGTVEWQTTLTPVVEDGTLTTIVSASQAVSEETNRECKLQSLQREYETVFEHVQDALFLLDVDEDGTIRFQRFNERETEFTGKSTDDIRGKTPVEAFGDDLGAELAAKYRECLECREPIVYEETLELDGETTVWQTKLTPLIVDGRVERIVGSGREITTLKDREQALEESRNRLQALFDQSPDAIAVHDADGEIIATNEQNVESLGYARTELTSMNVTDYEIGLDREGARELWASMDIGETVKVEGKHERKDGSTFPVEVWLNKIEIGDEPQYLALGRDITERIERERELAAERDFLTTVIESLPYPFYVLNVEEYTIEYANSHATVETGDTCYELTHGRTQPCDEGEDPIPCPIAEIKNTDEPVTVEHVHRDDEGDERIFQVHANPIYDDDGSLVRLAESNIDITARVEYEQQLETQRDNLEMLNQIVRHDIRNDLQLVLAYADTLTAYVDADGNAYVEQVLTAARDAVEITETARDITQAMLQSDADRFPVGLQSVLESEVNAVRSSHERAVVYIDGTIPDIEVLADDMVQSLFRNLLKNAIKHNDKEIPTVTVTATRAETKVRVRIADNGPGIPETHKDRIFDEGEKGLESNGTGLGLHLVKTLVTRYDGRIWVEDNDPDGSIFVVELPVAAEETP
- a CDS encoding DUF6360 family protein, with protein sequence MADRLMKVNAYTTLDLVDAVVTGHDFETESLAVVNATAERDDPDCVRLQFELDNMTETHLPAHTEILELTPEQARTIAADLEKHATRVEEAHDRQSVEDRSDTDSSH
- a CDS encoding pyridoxamine 5'-phosphate oxidase family protein, producing MGINSDGESDRTRGPTLYLESGTLESDEAFCTEVFDDAAEGEYRVVQLTSSQSFESLRDALDIQLERINDPSEAAVIITTPQSDGGSTRTVVGEQTPLYGFQVDPQDLTGISIVFSRLIERWDEIEGSVKICLRDIESLLPYHDTDLIYRFLNTILATLQGAGADVHVHFHPAAADEQTRRLFESLFDHVVEPQDSPLESITDDESPTETGQTAATTANALEEGGKESDGSAETVTPTTMSDDEIDSFLGSEGYGVLAFDGGSPYAIPMSYGYDADEGVLYMHLAAFDGSEKQARLERSAAVSFVVSRYARPDQWRSVIVDGSLSPLSRDEVRQRDVLEVFAESDLASVDVFSQDTASISFDWYVLEPATISGRQSARSL